A genomic window from Salvia miltiorrhiza cultivar Shanhuang (shh) chromosome 5, IMPLAD_Smil_shh, whole genome shotgun sequence includes:
- the LOC131024383 gene encoding probable bifunctional methylthioribulose-1-phosphate dehydratase/enolase-phosphatase E1 isoform X1, with protein sequence MAATAVSAAPIFVSRVKETKGRQFYHLGWVSGVCGSVLPWPHKSPYFLSLKGPIRISQRVVSGHRNTKVSAKAGSSSNGIKPARRCIVLDIEGTTTPISFVTDVLFPYARDNVRKHLELTYDTAETQDDIESLRAQVKEDLEKDVVGAVPIPTDGDREEVITSLVANVEAMIKADRKITSLKQLQGHIWRGGFDSNEIEAVVYDDVPEALEKWQAMGLKVYIYSSGSRLAQRLIFGNTNFGDLRNYLCGFFDTSIGNKKETKSYIEIREYLGVDDPSAILFITDVYQEAAAAKAAGLDVMISIRPGNGPLPHNHGFQTINSFSQI encoded by the exons ATGGCTGCAACTGCAGTTTCAGCAGCCCCTATTTTCGTCAGCAGAGTGAAGGAAACTAAGGGCCGCCAATTCTACCATCTGGGCTGGGTTTCAG GTGTGTGTGGGTCTGTGTTGCCGTGGCCGCATAAGTCTCCCTACTTCCTCAGCCTTAAG GGTCCAATTCGAATTTCACAGAGAGTTGTAAGTGGACATCGAAATACTAAAGTGAGTGCTAAGGCAGGGAGTTCAAGTAATGGCATCAAACCAGCAAGA CGATGTATTGTTCTGGACATTGAAGGAACGACTACCCCTATATCATTTGTTACGGATGTTCTGTTTCCATATGCACGTGACAATGTGCGGAAGCATCTAGAGCTGACATATGATACTGCAGAAACTCAAGACGACATTGAGTCACTACGAGCTCAA GTGAAAGAAGATCTTGAAAAGGATGTTGTTGGGGCTGTTCCTATCCCCACGGATGGAGACAGAGAGGAGGTAATTACAAGTTTAGTTGCTAACGTGGAGGCTATGATAAAAGCTGATAGGAAAATTACTTCACTGAAGCAATTGCAG GGCCATATATGGCGAGGAGGGTTTGACAGTAATGAGATAGAGGCAGTCGTATATGATGACGTACCTGAAGCTCTGGAAAAGTGGCAAGCTATGGGACTTAAG GTATACATATATTCGAGTGGTAGCAGATTGGCACAAAGGCTCATATTTGGCAATACAAACTTTGGTGACCTAAGAAATTACTTGTGTGGATTTTTTGATACTAGTATTGG gaacaaaaaagaaacaaaaagctACATAGAAATCAGGGAGTATCTTGGAGTAGATGATCCATCGGCAATTTTATTTATCACTGATGTATATCAAGAAGCTGCAGCTGCAAAAGCAGCAGGTTTGGATGTGATGATATCTATCCGACCAGGAAACGGACCGCTACCACACAATCATGGTTTTCAGACCATTAATTCCTTCTCTCAAATTTAA
- the LOC131024383 gene encoding probable bifunctional methylthioribulose-1-phosphate dehydratase/enolase-phosphatase E1 isoform X2: MAATAVSAAPIFVSRVKETKGRQFYHLGWVSGVCGSVLPWPHKSPYFLSLKGPIRISQRVVSGHRNTKVSAKAGSSSNGIKPARRCIVLDIEGTTTPISFVTDVLFPYARDNVRKHLELTYDTAETQDDIESLRAQVKEDLEKDVVGAVPIPTDGDREEGHIWRGGFDSNEIEAVVYDDVPEALEKWQAMGLKVYIYSSGSRLAQRLIFGNTNFGDLRNYLCGFFDTSIGNKKETKSYIEIREYLGVDDPSAILFITDVYQEAAAAKAAGLDVMISIRPGNGPLPHNHGFQTINSFSQI, translated from the exons ATGGCTGCAACTGCAGTTTCAGCAGCCCCTATTTTCGTCAGCAGAGTGAAGGAAACTAAGGGCCGCCAATTCTACCATCTGGGCTGGGTTTCAG GTGTGTGTGGGTCTGTGTTGCCGTGGCCGCATAAGTCTCCCTACTTCCTCAGCCTTAAG GGTCCAATTCGAATTTCACAGAGAGTTGTAAGTGGACATCGAAATACTAAAGTGAGTGCTAAGGCAGGGAGTTCAAGTAATGGCATCAAACCAGCAAGA CGATGTATTGTTCTGGACATTGAAGGAACGACTACCCCTATATCATTTGTTACGGATGTTCTGTTTCCATATGCACGTGACAATGTGCGGAAGCATCTAGAGCTGACATATGATACTGCAGAAACTCAAGACGACATTGAGTCACTACGAGCTCAA GTGAAAGAAGATCTTGAAAAGGATGTTGTTGGGGCTGTTCCTATCCCCACGGATGGAGACAGAGAGGAG GGCCATATATGGCGAGGAGGGTTTGACAGTAATGAGATAGAGGCAGTCGTATATGATGACGTACCTGAAGCTCTGGAAAAGTGGCAAGCTATGGGACTTAAG GTATACATATATTCGAGTGGTAGCAGATTGGCACAAAGGCTCATATTTGGCAATACAAACTTTGGTGACCTAAGAAATTACTTGTGTGGATTTTTTGATACTAGTATTGG gaacaaaaaagaaacaaaaagctACATAGAAATCAGGGAGTATCTTGGAGTAGATGATCCATCGGCAATTTTATTTATCACTGATGTATATCAAGAAGCTGCAGCTGCAAAAGCAGCAGGTTTGGATGTGATGATATCTATCCGACCAGGAAACGGACCGCTACCACACAATCATGGTTTTCAGACCATTAATTCCTTCTCTCAAATTTAA
- the LOC131025915 gene encoding uncharacterized protein LOC131025915: protein MKMFETQMGQMTTAINKLQQSGKFLNNAKVNPNEQCMVIGVRSAATSEGSHGSCEMGDESKQHHEKSRRVPPLYRPPGWMPFSQRHYKIINSLSGTTQEGPKMVKDESAPPVMEKEAEEVTIEVSGTKKDEKKKATSPANEMPQYAKFLKDLVSRKKKLGTGRKLPAKIKDLGSFNISCIIGGQHFEKALCDLGVSINLMPLSIFKRLSIGEMKPTSMVLQMADRSVTHPLGVVENMLVKVGDFIFPADFMVLDIEDDKKLPLILGRPFLAMGRALTDVEKGELTL from the exons atgaagatgtttgaaACCCAAATGGGTCAAATGACCACTGCCATCAACAAGCTTCAGCAGTCGGGTAAATTCTTAAACAACGCTAAGGTGAACCCGAATGAGCAGTGCATGGTAATTGGGGTGAGAAGTGCAGCCACATCTGAAGGCAGCCATGGATCTTGTGAGATGGGAGATGAGTCAAAACAACACCATGAGAAAAGTCGACGAGTTCCACCCCTATATCGTCCTCCCGGTTGGATGCCATTTTCCCAACGTCATTACAAGATAATCAACTCGTTGAGTGGGACTACACAAGAAGGGCCTAAGATGGTCAAGGATGAGAGTGCACCGCCGGTCATGGAGAAagaagctgaggaggtcactatTGAGGTTTCTGGCACAAAGAAGGATGAGAAAAAGAAAGCTACATCGCCAGCAAAT GAGATGCCGCAGTATGCCAAATTCCTCAAGGATCTAGTCTCGcgcaagaagaagttggggacCGGA AGGAAACTGCCTGCGAAGATTAAGGATCTAGGCAGTTTCAATATTTCttgcattattggaggccagcatttcgAGAAGGCACTGTGCGATTTGGGGGTGAGTATCAACCTCATGCCTCTTTCCATCTTTAAGAGGTTGTCAATTGGGGAGATGAAGCCTACGTCCATGGTGCTGcagatggcggatagatcagTCACCCACCCGCTCGGAGTGGTGGAGAACATgctcgtgaaggtgggggattttattttccctgccgACTTTATGGTGTTGGACATAGAGGACGACAAGAAACTTCCGCTtattttggggcgcccgttccttgcAATGGGAAGAGCTTTGActgatgtggagaaaggagagctcacgcTGTGA